ACATCCGCAGCAACACCCCCGTCAGCGACGAGTTCATCTCGCCCTCGCTCGACAAGACCCTGCGCAAGCGCGGCGAGAAGCTGAGCCCGGAGACGGGCATCGGCGTCCGCACCGCGCCGTCCGCGCTCGCGACGGGGCAGGGCGCCGGCCTCTACCCGTCCACCGCCACCGGAAGCGGCAAGTCGCTCTTCGTCGGCACGGTGACGCTGAAGACCACGCGGACCGCGAGCACCACCTACGTGCTCAAGGACCCGACCCGGTGGAACACCGAGACCCGGGACTCCAGGGGCCAGGAGCTGGAGGACTTCGCGCGCGGCAAGAAGTTCACCGACGGCGACAACAAGTGGGGCACCGGCACCACCTCCAGCCGGACCACCGCGGCGGTCGACGCCCAGTACGGCATCACCAAGACGCTGGACTTCTACAAGAAGACCTTCGGCCGCAAGGGCATCAAGAACAACAGCACCGGTGCCCGCGCGATGGTCCACTTCGGCAACAAGGTCGGCAACGCCTTCTGGGACTCGACCTGCGGCTGCATGCTCTACGGCGACGGTGACGGTGAGCTGTTCACCAAGCCGCTCGTCGTCCTCGACGTCACGGGCCACGAGCTGACCCACGGCGTCGTCGACGCGACCGCCGGCCTGGAGCCCACGCGCGTGGACGCGCAGGGCAACCAGTTCGGTGAGCCCGGTGCGCTCAACGAGTCGCTCGCCGACATCTTCGGCTCGAACGTCGAGTTCTCCGCCAACAACCCGAACAACCCGCCGAACTACCTCCTCGGCGAGAAGCTCGGGCTGGAGCAGAAGTTCCTGCGCCGCCTCGACCACCCCTCGCTCGACAAGCTCGAGGGCACGATCGACTACTGGTCTCCCGCGTCCTACGACACCGAGGTCCACGCGGGCTCCGGCGTCTCCTCGCACGCCTACTACCTCCTCGCCGAGGGCAGTGGCCGCAAGACGATCGGCGGCGTGAAGTACAACTCGCCCACGATCGACGGTTCGACGGTGAGCGGCATCGGGCGCACCAAGGCCACGGCGATCTTCTACCGCGCGCTGACCCGGTACATGGTCTCCACGACCGACTTCCACGACGCGCGCAAGGCCACCCTCAAGGCGGCCGCCGACCTGTACGGCGCGAGCAGCACCGAGTACAAGACGGTGAACAAGGCCTGGGCCGCGGTCAACGTCACCTCGGCCAACACCCCGGCCGCCGGTCACTGACGACAGTCGACTGACGTACGAGGTACGGGTGCCCCGCCGCACGGCGGGGCACCCTTCGTCGTACGTGGGGTCGGTTCAGTGCTGCTGCGTCTTCTGCGGCGTCACCTCGCTGGGCCGGACCACGACGTAGCCCTCGCCCTCCAGTTTCAGCTGCACGGCCTCGCCGGAACCGCCGCGGATCATCGAACCGATCGACTGTGACCGGTGCAGCGAGGTGTGCAGATGGGCGGTCCAGCCCACGATCGCGTCCGTGTCGACGAACACCGGCTGCTGCGGCGAGACGGGGATGACCAGCGGGTTGCCCTCGCAGATCAGCCCGAGCCTGCCGTAGCCGGTGAACACGCTGTTGAACAGGCCGCCGCCGGTTATACCCGCGCCCTTCACGGTCTTTATCTCGTACGACAACGTGGAGTCGAAGCACAGCACGTTGCGGCCGTTGACCGTGAAGACGTCGCCGGGCTCGATGTCGACGATGAAACAGTTCTGCGCCTCGTGCGCGAACCAGGCCTCGCCCTGCCCCCGCACGGTCATCAGCGGCAGTCCCTCGCCGGTGACCGCGCGCTTGAGCATGCCGCCCACGCCCTGGCCCTTGCGCTCGAACTGCAGATTCCCCCGGAAGGCGATCATCGCCCCCTGCCGCGCGAACATGTCGCCATTGACGGCGTACTTGATCGACTTGGCGTTCTGAATGGTCATGCCCGGCTCGAGGGCGGGCTGCACCATGTGGTCATTGGAAAAGAGATCACCCTTCATGCGGGGCATCTTGGCCCGGAGCCTTCCGTTCCGCCAAG
Above is a genomic segment from Streptomyces sp. R21 containing:
- a CDS encoding M4 family metallopeptidase, which gives rise to MRRPHIRRLAIAVAVTTAATLSAGQALATTPDSPALAANSASSAVDAAKAAAFAHASATGVTQGDTLEAKDVMVDPDGKQHVRFVRAHGGMPVLGGDLVVHLSKQSTYLGVTRAADHVVKPVTVKAKLTAQQAEQKAAAAAKGDAGSAQLVVDARDGSAVLAYQVQVSDSDTTEAGGSRTVVVDARTGHIRSNTPVSDEFISPSLDKTLRKRGEKLSPETGIGVRTAPSALATGQGAGLYPSTATGSGKSLFVGTVTLKTTRTASTTYVLKDPTRWNTETRDSRGQELEDFARGKKFTDGDNKWGTGTTSSRTTAAVDAQYGITKTLDFYKKTFGRKGIKNNSTGARAMVHFGNKVGNAFWDSTCGCMLYGDGDGELFTKPLVVLDVTGHELTHGVVDATAGLEPTRVDAQGNQFGEPGALNESLADIFGSNVEFSANNPNNPPNYLLGEKLGLEQKFLRRLDHPSLDKLEGTIDYWSPASYDTEVHAGSGVSSHAYYLLAEGSGRKTIGGVKYNSPTIDGSTVSGIGRTKATAIFYRALTRYMVSTTDFHDARKATLKAAADLYGASSTEYKTVNKAWAAVNVTSANTPAAGH
- a CDS encoding AIM24 family protein, which gives rise to MKGDLFSNDHMVQPALEPGMTIQNAKSIKYAVNGDMFARQGAMIAFRGNLQFERKGQGVGGMLKRAVTGEGLPLMTVRGQGEAWFAHEAQNCFIVDIEPGDVFTVNGRNVLCFDSTLSYEIKTVKGAGITGGGLFNSVFTGYGRLGLICEGNPLVIPVSPQQPVFVDTDAIVGWTAHLHTSLHRSQSIGSMIRGGSGEAVQLKLEGEGYVVVRPSEVTPQKTQQH